A single region of the Biomaibacter acetigenes genome encodes:
- a CDS encoding MBL fold metallo-hydrolase, whose amino-acid sequence MELIKLRGHTNYIPGATNVGVYRYKNGFCTLIDTGIDNTVGKKILETLDKEKLKVKYIVNTHAHPDHFGADDYIKENHTGTLIAASRVEKLFMENNSLEGTVFYGASPMQGLSAKVVKARETPVDIELSAGTVELGDKKFEIVPLKGHTLDQIGVVTEDNVIFCGDAFFSEEKLEKYPFPFLFDILEQFKTLEFLMASNYDYYIISHSEKLIDDPKALIQKNIDNLNDNINMILEYLAQPLTREDLAELVIKRYNIIMNVPQYFITLTSVSAFLTYLLEKQSINTDIIDGKLYFYV is encoded by the coding sequence ATGGAACTAATAAAACTCAGAGGTCATACCAATTATATTCCCGGCGCCACCAATGTAGGAGTTTACAGATATAAAAACGGGTTTTGCACCCTCATAGATACCGGTATAGACAATACGGTGGGCAAAAAGATCCTGGAGACGCTGGATAAAGAAAAATTAAAGGTTAAATATATAGTAAACACCCATGCACATCCCGACCATTTCGGCGCCGACGATTATATAAAGGAAAATCACACAGGGACCCTCATAGCCGCTTCCAGGGTTGAAAAACTCTTTATGGAAAACAACTCTCTGGAAGGTACAGTTTTTTACGGTGCAAGCCCCATGCAGGGCCTATCGGCAAAAGTTGTAAAAGCCAGAGAAACTCCGGTAGATATAGAGCTTTCGGCAGGGACGGTAGAGCTGGGGGATAAGAAGTTTGAAATAGTTCCTCTCAAAGGCCATACTCTGGATCAAATAGGTGTCGTTACGGAAGATAATGTAATCTTTTGCGGAGATGCCTTTTTCAGTGAGGAAAAGCTTGAAAAATACCCGTTTCCGTTTCTGTTTGACATTCTGGAACAGTTCAAGACCCTTGAATTTTTGATGGCTTCAAACTACGATTATTATATTATTTCCCACAGCGAAAAACTCATAGATGACCCGAAAGCCCTTATACAAAAAAATATCGACAACTTAAACGACAACATCAACATGATCCTGGAATATTTGGCCCAGCCTCTGACACGGGAGGACCTGGCAGAACTCGTAATAAAGCGGTATAATATAATAATGAATGTGCCTCAATATTTTATCACCCTGACTTCGGTGAGCGCATTTTTGACATATCTTTTGGAAAAACAATCCATAAACACCGACATAATAGACGGAAAACTTTATTTTTACGTTTAG
- the typA gene encoding translational GTPase TypA: MISKRDDIRNVAIIAHVDHGKTTLVDGMLKQSGIFRQNQKVEERVLDSNALERERGITILAKNTAITYNGIKINIVDTPGHADFGGEVERVLKMVDGVLLLVDAFEGPMPQTRFVLKKALALDLPAIVVINKIDRPDARVKQVEDEVLELFIELGADDSQIDFPVVYASAKDGIAKYSMDEPSDNLKPLFDTIVNHIPAPAGDPEAPVQVLITTLDYDDYVGRIAIGRVFRGTIVSGKEYAICKKDGSISMTKVSNLYEFMGLKREEAREATIGDIVAVTGIQDIDIGETIADAENPEPVPYVNIDEPTLSMIFSVNNSPFAGQEGQYVTSRHLRERLFKEAKSNVSLRVEETDSPDSFKVSGRGELHLSVLIETMRREGYEFQVSRPMVIIKEVNGKKMEPMESVVIDIPEEYMGVVMEKMGARRGQLTNMENMGNGALRLEFEIPTRGLLGYRSEFMTDTKGEGILNAVFSGYTPYKGEIPTRSRGALVAFESGESNTYGLYNAQDRGTLFIGPGVRVYEGMIVGENSRPGDLDINVCKKKHVTNLRSSTADEALRLTPPREMTLEKCLEFIKDDELVEVTPKNIRMRKTILSRQERARARARGA; the protein is encoded by the coding sequence ATGATATCCAAGAGAGACGATATAAGAAACGTCGCCATCATAGCCCACGTGGACCATGGCAAGACTACTCTGGTAGACGGCATGTTAAAACAGAGCGGAATTTTTCGACAGAACCAAAAGGTGGAAGAAAGGGTTCTGGATTCCAACGCCCTGGAAAGGGAGCGGGGCATTACTATCCTGGCCAAAAACACTGCCATTACCTATAACGGCATAAAGATAAACATCGTGGATACTCCAGGCCACGCTGATTTTGGCGGTGAAGTGGAGCGGGTATTGAAGATGGTGGACGGTGTTCTCTTGCTGGTAGATGCCTTTGAAGGCCCCATGCCCCAGACCCGCTTTGTGCTGAAAAAGGCCCTGGCACTGGATTTACCGGCCATAGTGGTCATAAATAAAATCGACCGCCCCGATGCCCGGGTGAAACAGGTAGAAGACGAAGTTCTGGAACTCTTCATAGAACTGGGGGCCGACGATTCCCAGATAGATTTTCCGGTGGTTTATGCATCGGCCAAAGACGGCATTGCCAAATATTCTATGGACGAGCCCTCGGATAATTTAAAGCCCCTATTCGACACCATAGTCAACCACATCCCGGCTCCAGCGGGAGACCCGGAGGCTCCAGTGCAGGTACTTATCACCACTCTGGATTACGATGATTACGTGGGAAGGATTGCCATAGGAAGGGTGTTCCGGGGCACCATTGTTTCGGGAAAGGAATATGCCATCTGCAAAAAAGACGGCAGTATTTCAATGACAAAAGTGAGCAATCTTTATGAATTCATGGGCTTGAAAAGGGAGGAAGCCAGAGAAGCTACCATAGGCGATATTGTAGCAGTGACGGGCATCCAGGATATAGACATAGGTGAAACTATAGCCGATGCGGAAAATCCCGAGCCGGTGCCATATGTTAATATAGATGAGCCGACCCTTTCCATGATATTCAGTGTCAACAACAGCCCCTTCGCAGGCCAGGAAGGGCAGTATGTCACTTCCAGGCATTTAAGGGAAAGGCTGTTCAAGGAGGCCAAAAGTAATGTGAGCCTTCGCGTGGAAGAAACGGACAGCCCTGACAGCTTCAAGGTTTCCGGCCGCGGTGAACTGCACCTTTCAGTGCTGATAGAGACCATGCGCCGGGAAGGATATGAATTTCAGGTATCCAGGCCCATGGTTATTATAAAAGAGGTAAACGGCAAAAAGATGGAACCTATGGAATCGGTGGTCATAGATATTCCGGAAGAGTATATGGGTGTGGTTATGGAAAAAATGGGCGCCCGCCGGGGACAGCTCACAAATATGGAGAACATGGGTAACGGCGCATTGAGGTTGGAATTTGAGATACCCACCCGTGGGCTTCTGGGCTACCGCTCGGAATTCATGACAGATACCAAGGGAGAAGGTATATTAAACGCCGTTTTTTCAGGTTATACTCCTTATAAAGGAGAAATCCCTACCAGAAGCCGTGGAGCACTGGTAGCTTTTGAAAGCGGAGAATCCAACACTTACGGCCTATATAATGCACAGGACCGGGGGACCTTATTTATCGGGCCCGGAGTGAGAGTATATGAAGGAATGATAGTGGGAGAAAATTCCCGGCCCGGCGACCTTGACATAAATGTATGCAAGAAAAAGCATGTGACAAATCTGCGATCATCCACCGCTGATGAGGCCTTGAGGCTTACTCCGCCCAGGGAAATGACCCTGGAAAAATGCCTGGAATTCATAAAGGATGACGAACTGGTGGAAGTGACTCCGAAAAACATCCGAATGCGCAAAACCATTCTTTCCAGGCAGGAAAGAGCAAGGGCAAGGGCGAGGGGCGCGTAA